The segment GCCCCCACCTCTCCCGACCGAAGAGGACAGTTATCCCACCGGAAAAGTCAAACTGTCACGGAACGAGAAATGGAGAATACTGAAGAATGTGGCGGCCGTCAGCGCCGCCTTCATGGTGCAGTTCACTGCTTTCCAGGGAACCGCCAATTTACAGTCTTCCATTAATGCCGCTGATGGGTTAGGGACAGTTTCACTAAGTTCCATTTACGCAGCCCTTGTAGTCTCATGTATATTTGTTCCCACGTTCCTCATCAAAAGACTTACTGTGAAATGGACTCTGTGCTTGTCCATGCTTTGTTACGCGCCGTACATTGGCGCACAGTTTTACCCAGCGTTCTACACGTTGGTGCCAGCGGGGGTGGTGGTGGGCCTGGGAGCAGCTCCTATGTGGACGTCCAAGGCTACATATCTAACGCAAGCTGGAAGTGTCTACGCTAAGCTGACTGATCAAGCCGTCGACGGCATCATAGTACGATTCTTCGGCTTCTTCTTCCTTGCTTGGCAAACTGCTGAGCTTTGGGGAAACTTGATCTCTAGTTTAGGTAAGTTgacaaataatgtataaagTAACCTGCTAccattaacataaaaattaaaggttATTGTAATCTTTTTGTCTCTTCTATCTCTATTCTAGCGAAGATAAGATAATTCCATACCTAACagcatacaatttttttgttagataTCTCTCTAATTGAGTTTCCTTTGGCAGTGTTCTCATCAGGGGTGCATAGTGGCAACACGTCGACGGACAACTCAAGCAGTACGCTGCTGAAGTGTGGCGCCAACTTCTGCATGATCGGAGGTGGGCACCACGACAACCAGAATCTGCACCGGCCTCCAGACAGCGAGATTTACGAGatcagcgccatctacttGGCCTGTGTACTGGTGGCTGTGCTTATGGTCGCGCTGCTAGTCGACCCGTTGTCTCggtaaattattgtttttaattcttgtattcatacaaaaagttttattgttgGAATCTATCTagcttgtttttattttgtgttgatTTTCAATCAACTTAGACAAGTATTATATGAACTGGGAAACTACTATAGTAGATTGATAGACAAAGTTTGGTAGAAATCCAATAtcgattacatttttttaatttattcttcgCCCTCGAGAGAATAATACGAATGTAAATGAGtatgagaaagaaaaaaaaacagaccaataaaacttttaatgcCCATCAGGTTcacgttttgttttaaattgatgGCTTTAGAATTTTCTCTTCAGCTGTCACCGCGCGTCGGTTGACAAGATCCAATTTGTACACAAAAGGTCTTGAGGTTTTTGTAAAGCATCTCTTGTATAGATCGATCTTTTGGGCTGAATATGTTgctattttttgttcaaactCGTGTTACCCTCGTGTATACCAGTGTCATTGGCTTTTACTGTGATGACCAAGGTTTCGGTTGAATGGGTTCGCTCAGTTTGTTAACCGGTGTACAGTTTACAGTGATACAGTGTATGATGAAACTCAGTAATCGTTCAAcctttacatatatatattattaatttttagtagCTTAGGTACATATAAAGATTCGTGTTACATCTGGAGAAGTAAGGAAGTAAAGTTTCAACTGAACCAGATACCTATAAAGAATAACTGACTAAATTAAAGGGTCATACGTAGAAAATTGGGAGCATTCTTTCTGTTGTTCTGGTTTGATATTGATGATTATGAAAgtattgtgaaaataattgattattttatataattatgactaAAAGAATTGTAGCTGCCGAAATATAATTACAGAGACACGCCGGAGATAAATCCTGAGAGGTATACTCAAATATAGGTATTGTGAGAAtagcttatttaaaaaaatgttaaaggcgcaaataaaatcttatgatTAAACTATTGATCAACACGTGTACTTTGATCGTACTAATGAAACACGTTATACAGGTATGGAGAAAAGCAAAGGAAATCGGACCCGTCAAAGGAGCTGAGCGGTATCCAGCTGCTTTCAGCCACCGCCTACCAGCTCAAGAAACCCAACCAGCAACTGCTCATCCCCATCACCCTGTGGATCGGGATGGAACAGGCCTTCATCGGTGCTGACTATACCCAGGTAAATGACCACCACCTTTATACTCTTATTCAAAGTCGCTGCGATACCGTGGCGACTTGTTGACAAATCGCTAGTTTCGTTCAGTCCAAATATCACAGAATGACAGTTCAGaatcgaatcctactcgtgccacatgagtttgtatccaATCTGAACTGTtttcatagaaataaaacatcgtgaggaaacctgtttACCTATTGGTGGAAAGTTCACTCGTATGTGTGCGACTTTCCACTGGGTGGCGATAGGTAgtcataaaaatcatgtcaaatgcctagaaaaaaatctgacaccattgTTAGCATAACACAAAGGAATAGCAATAACACAAATGAAGGACGTATTCTAACTTTAGAtacaactagctgcgccccgaggctttgctcccgtgggaatttcggtatacAAAGTACTATAGTAAACAAAgtatgtgttaatccaggttatattctaaccatgtaccaaatatatatataacaatccgtccagaagattttgcgtgatagagtaacaaacatacatacacacatacaaactttcgcatatacaatattagtaggattttcattttatgtaaaaatttcaAGCGAATTCCTATCGTATCTAATATTAGACCACactaagtaaaaaaacaatgaaaattgtTGATACATTCGTCAAAGGTGCCTAATGGATATTTTTTGCTTATCAAATTGACCTCAAAGTTTACATTATAGTATGTACCGTTATTTCGTGGAGTAACTAAATGAAAGCTATTCACGTGAAACGGTAAACCTAGTtgtgtcatttgttttttattgcttcAGTATAGATTTGTATCTGTGCAGtgtacatataggtatatacaaaCCCTGTAATATTGTGTAGATTGCtgaagattatatttttgattccTGCCGGTTGAATGCAAAAAAATCCGGGATAAGTTTTCAATTGCTATCACTATATCCGATTTTCTTATATGATAAAGTTCTATcgttcaaacaaacaaacagtcTTACAAGATATAATGTGTTATTTagctatttttatgtttcactAGGAATTCTTAGAGATATCcagaatatgaatatgaattcCTAGTGCTTAAAGAGACTACACAACTCGAAAAGTCTTAGGTACCGATCCAGTGACTTAACATGCCGTACGAAGCACGAAAAAGGAGATAGCATATTTTTGATCGCCCTTCTCGTGGCAGATTATTGTGAAAGTTGTATAACCAAAGCTAGGCAGACCACGCTAATATTTGGACCAAAAAGCTAATCATCTATCTGCATGAAGACtgctaattaattattgttagaTATTAttgcttatatattattggttTCCgacattattatcaaatacGTGAACTATTTaatcgtaaaaataatatactaaattagctaaatcctattattatttattacctattatttGTTTTCGCTCCCacgggaatttcggaataaaattacctaatgTGTTACTCCAGGTTATACAGATAGAAATCTGTGTACCCAATTTCGTAACAATTGGTCTAATAGATTTACGTGAAATGTAACAAACTACATActtacacacatcctcacatttattttataatattagtaggatatattatttattgatttccgaaattattatctaatatGTGAACAATTTCatcgtataaaattatactcaattatttaattcgttTTTGTTCTAGGCATACGTCTCATGTTCGCTGGGCATCCGTTCCATCGGCTATGTGATGATTTGTTTCGGCGTAGTTAACGCCCTCTGTTCTTTGGTCTTCGGGTCCGCCATGAAGTACATTGGAAGGTTCCCGATCCTGATCATGGGCGCGGCCCTGCACCTGGGCCTCATAGTGTGGCTCCTCATCTGGATGCCAAACCCTAACTCCCCAACAGTTTTCTTCGTGATTTCTGGCCTCTGGGGCGTCGGCGATGCCGTGTGGCAAACTCAAATTAACGGTAATTCCTCATTTATTCACTTGATTTTGTTTGcagaattttattcatttgctTTCGTATCGTAATTTTGTGTAAGTAGTGCGGTggtgaaattatttaactattcAATTTTGGTATGTCAAATtccaaataattttgttatcatCCCTTCCCATTGATTTTACCTTAGTTACTAGTTGTTTTTGAGAAATGTGCAAATGTGCAACAGACCCGAATtagaacaacaaaataataagttcGCAAAACTGTAACTATTCTAGACTATATACAAAAAGGTAAAATTGCCTTTAAATGCACagaaattatgtaaaagttCTTgagaattttcaaataaataaattaaaaatgttacgtaaacattttaaactatacaaataataaaagtcatgggtaatataataatataaattattatgacgtTTACAGTTTAATTGGCAATTggcgtaaaataaattagatatattaattCTTTACAATAAAACACCTTGACCTTGTCGTcattaatatgtaagtatttatttattagttttatatttagaattaaattgttagttattaaaaaactgACCAGTTAATTCTTGTCCTTGTTTCATAAATATGATGAGACGTAAAAGCCATAGCCAAGATTAATTTGTATTCGATTTcataaattcatttcaaatcGTACAAATTGAAAGGAAAATCTATGCAAAATACgacatatttttctatttacattatttaggtataatagGTACCATAACGTGGTACGAGGATGAAAACTCTTTATGTACAATATTACATAACGTAGCCTTGTTGTGTTgaggcaataaaaatatttctgataGATATTCATGAGATACGCTCTTAATAATTTCTAGCGAAGTTACAAGATCAGAATCATTAATAGTCATCGGTTTAATAATACAAAGGATATTGTTAAGGCTACGTTTGAGACTGCCCCTGAAGTAGCTATCCGCCAGGCCTATATAAAGGCAGTTTTGTTTGCATTAGAAAGAGCATTACTCagctacatattttttaagtctGTAAGACTCATGGCTCATCTCTAAAATTACAACGTCTAGTAAATTAACCGATACGTTTTATTACTCTGAATCCGCTGTAGCTTGACTTGTAGCGTAGTAAACTGGCACGTACGCATGATAACGCGTTTTGCAATTGAACGTCGATAGTTCTAGCTAATTTACCATTGTAAGTTTCTCTTTGAAATTTGTTGTCTTGACTACAcggcatttttatttacggATCAGTGTCGATCCAAGAATCTGTCAACTATTTTCGAAAACGATAAACATTATAGCGAAACAACGATGTGCTATGGCAAACCAACTCAATTATTGACGCGATTGGGGATCAGTTTAGTATCGAACAACAagtcaagttttttttacaaaaatgtcatttttgccacaagcttttattgtcgtctaGGAGTTTTTGTGGCAAAAAACCCACGTCCGTGCtataaaccgttgaggagtccCTCGTTGGGAACCGATCCTAGGTGCACCATCGGGAgatgtaataatgtattgtcatggaaactacGGAAACTGAAGtgacgtggaaaatttcaacttaacAAGTAGGACAagtggaagtaggagaaatctaacttgcaagatttgattacagacagagaTTTGATACAAACATCGGGACgagtaaaactaaataaaagcttgtaataagaACTAGGCATAAGTAGTTTTATACCTAGTTCTTAGTTAAGTAGCAGTTTAGTAGTTAAATAATGTCATAGAAAACAAATCAAGGCGTCAAATGTTGACAAATGCCAAATGAAGCAACCGCTTATGCATAATTAACTTAAAGCTTCTGCATGGGAGACTCTGATTagcataacaaaataataaatttgcaaaACTTTCACTAACCTAGATAGTTCATTATtttgcacaaaaaatataggagCCTTTAAATGTGAAGTAAAAACGTCTATGCTTTTGAAAATAGTTAGATTTCATTttgaatgcaaaaataaatatgaattaatttttgcCTAAGTTAATCCGGGTTTAGAGGTGGGACAGCGAAGGcgccaataaaatatatatatatattcaatcaTATTTaaggtacctatgtaatgtaatatagcTATCTTGTCCTGCGTACGTCCAATGTAcaagtacttattaatatgATAAGTAAAGACCCATATCAGATAGATGccaacgaatgaatgaacatcgAATAGCTTGCAtaagaacttttatttaccgcattaaaaaaatagcaatGTATGTCGAATCCGGATGAAGCCGGCTCAGGGGCAACCAAGAAATATGTTTCTTCATAAAACACGTGGCATAGTTGCGTCCATACGTTCTCTTTTCTTACGATGCGAACACGATACTGTGGAAAGACTGGATAGGACAATGTGTGGACGTAACGTGCTACGTACCTAACGTCCACGTGTTGTCCACCATATTTAGGTAGGCTTTCTGGCGTCAACTCTATTCTGTAACCATTGCGCGCTGCACGGCAGAGCGGTAGAGCGGGATTATCTAGCGTTCTATCAACAAGTCACGTGCTTGCAGCCACACGTTCCGGACGATTCTCGCTAATTGACTCTATTAATCCAAGCTGCACATTTATCTCGGTATTGTGGACGCGTCTTTATTTTCTAGATTTATATTgattccaattttaaatttttgcacggctttatatacaattagtaataataaaatacgataaaaattaaaaatttaagttacCGCCGACCCCTAAGTTGCTGGCATCCCCgcatctgctagaaaagagctTATGGTTTCTAATCGGCTGAACACTCAATTGGCAAAcgtagctaagaacactctcgattaaattgtCTCTCCAATAAAAAGCAGTCgttcttttataaaaagtagatctaaatcggttcatccgtttggctgctacgatgccacggacagacatacagatgtGTATTCATATGTCTGTCACGTCAAAATTATAACTCCCCTCCTTCTCGAGGGTTAAAAACagataatagaataaaattcaccgacataatataataaataattatcggAATTGGCGGAAAGCGactttatactatgtagtaaaGCTTTTGTACGCGACTTCGCTCGTGTGAATTTTCTTTCTAAACAAAGAATTAAAGTAAAATCGGAGCCATTTCAtagcatattattattgtcaataggTATCTCGGAGTCCTAAGCAACGTATCACGATGAAAAccataccagattttaagttagacaaTTCtatatacaactgtgaaaactgcatgaaatcTCCATTAGTTTCAACGTGATGCGTGAAGAAACACAGACAAAAAATTCGattctataaaaaatccagtagtcccataaagacctccccatcattatttttattcaatatctCCAACGTACAGACCTGGCCCActcaagagttttatataatatagataatgtCGGCCATTTCAGGTTTATACGGAGTTCTGTTTAGACGGAACAAAGAGGCAGCCTTCTCAAACTACCGCCTTTGGGAGAGCGCGGGCTTCGTAGTTGCGTACGCATACTCCACACACCTGTGCGCGCGCATGAAGTTGTATGTCATGATGGTCGTGCTTCTTATTGGCTTCATGGGCTACATCATTGTGGAGATCCTGCATAAGAGAAAGGTACGCTTGACAAATTGTCCTACAACTTTAGCCTATAATGTCATCATGCTGGATCGGGGTTCGATCCCGATCAGGTCAAtatagaaaatgatattttctatACATGTCCATTATATCAGGAAAGCTTACAAACTTGTAACTCgaagtaatgaaaatatatatgtcgCTAATTTCACAAGGGAATCAAAACCTATGGTATTTCTCGtcagaataataaaatgaagcttgttaaaaaactaatttgaaaagcataattatatagtaatatcaaaaaataacctGATTTTATGGAACCCTTCATAAGCGAGGCCAACTCGAACTTGaccgttatttttttcttcaagaTATCGCCATCGATGCATGTATAGTAACATATTAGAATAAAGTTTAAACTtgtccagtagttttcgaTTCAGTCGCCTTTCTTAACCAATAAGCAGTTCAAacattaaagttaaaacaaaCTGTATGTTATTTTAACCGAGGTCGAAATTCCAGGCCCGCCGTCTGAAAGCCATCGCCGAGGACCCCGCTATCGCCGCCGAAGCTGCCAAGCAGCCTCCTGAAGAAGACGACGAAAAGGACGAAATTGATGATGAAATTGAAATCACACATTTGTAAAGACATGCACGGCCAAGGCGACGGACCCTGCGCCTGCGCTGCGCACCTGCGAACCGTGGCGCTCCGGCAGCCAATGCCGATTCAGCGCTCGAATCGCTTGCGCACAGAATTTGCCATACTTATATCTACAACATATGGTAGGTACAAATCAAACATGTTGAAATGAGCAGacattaattgtaatttctgGTATAATTagatctatttatgtatccaaTAATTAAGTGAAGAAGACACttttgaaaacataaaaattgcaAGTACAAATGTTTCTACGGCCGTTTAACGAGTTCTACCAAACGATTTACTAAAATACTACAGTTAcgaatttttactttatatgtacttacaaaaCTTTGTGGCCTACTTGGCTTCCATAGACCATAAGTAAAAACTTTAGATGATATTGTCGTCTCTTTGATCTTAGCGTTCTCCCAGTTTCTTCCctagccgttgagcgtcgaagcccagggtccgctatattatatacaatacactATCTATATATTGTCAACTCTAAAGTTTCTACATATCGCATGAAAGGTTGCATGTAACCATAAATAAGAGATACTGCACAATAGTATTGTACCAATACTATCGTGCAGTATctctattatgtatttattcccATAAATTCGAGCGCAAACCCATCAACTTAATTGGCTATTTTGTAGTCAAATctaataggtatttaaaaaacaaaaatatggaGCTAATTATGACAATGATATCCTCagacatcatattttttattcctaataatacttaatgaGAACGAATAAGTAATATcatgcaaataataaaactgatgaaTTAATATGACATCTCATCTCGTGTTTGATTATTGAAATAActaatttgcattttattgttacccATAAAATAGCCAATCGGTGGGTTTATGCCAAATATACTGTAAGTGTACAAGTGTAACCAACACATGCAACCAACATGCTGACTATGTCAAGCTAAGGATGTTGTAACCTCATTAAATACAGGTTTTCTGTACTCTGAGGCTTCGACTTGGCGTGCACAATACATCCCGTAACAAGAGCAGGGTTTCACAGTTTATttcgttaatttaattttatgttacataATGTTTGCCCGCTCGTCCATTTGATTGTATCTATGAAACAAAGTATCGATTTTCGCGTAGTGGAAATTctgtatatttcaataactacATGACgctaatttgaaaattataatggaTGAAGTGTGCACGCGAGATCACTCGCGTCAATTATTatgaacaata is part of the Plodia interpunctella isolate USDA-ARS_2022_Savannah chromosome Z, ilPloInte3.2, whole genome shotgun sequence genome and harbors:
- the LOC128682842 gene encoding UNC93-like protein is translated as MTATHGGGREDDRPDKDSVYTIRTGFKNDGYQHDRDSDDIVKPPPLPTEEDSYPTGKVKLSRNEKWRILKNVAAVSAAFMVQFTAFQGTANLQSSINAADGLGTVSLSSIYAALVVSCIFVPTFLIKRLTVKWTLCLSMLCYAPYIGAQFYPAFYTLVPAGVVVGLGAAPMWTSKATYLTQAGSVYAKLTDQAVDGIIVRFFGFFFLAWQTAELWGNLISSLVFSSGVHSGNTSTDNSSSTLLKCGANFCMIGGGHHDNQNLHRPPDSEIYEISAIYLACVLVAVLMVALLVDPLSRYGEKQRKSDPSKELSGIQLLSATAYQLKKPNQQLLIPITLWIGMEQAFIGADYTQAYVSCSLGIRSIGYVMICFGVVNALCSLVFGSAMKYIGRFPILIMGAALHLGLIVWLLIWMPNPNSPTVFFVISGLWGVGDAVWQTQINGLYGVLFRRNKEAAFSNYRLWESAGFVVAYAYSTHLCARMKLYVMMVVLLIGFMGYIIVEILHKRKARRLKAIAEDPAIAAEAAKQPPEEDDEKDEIDDEIEITHL